One genomic segment of Clavelina lepadiformis chromosome 3, kaClaLepa1.1, whole genome shotgun sequence includes these proteins:
- the LOC143448362 gene encoding condensin complex subunit 1-like isoform X2, translating to MINFIIPTTREDLLTCTAGQYHVEDVFSTRLIPIKIQEAKPDLLKEGGILIHKHFEVFFSVASKFYELDPTVKQLSWSLLTKACERFSNTLHQMLNRVNDGGKILEASQCAKYQNALKMNVYLLVQLAEQYHSASMQNMSLATPSKGKKQNKTKGFENNLGINWESECQKAVQLLMNYVDLDIHRLWKDQLVEDEFTSLISTLCYRLLEDPSSVKSKGIKTAVFHLLGCIIKKHNQALSASLKLVQMLQHFEHVAAPMAEAVTIWISTFKCKTLVCEILREISQIDEKEFVRDSVSTKTMCSFILELARVVPSDVLTHISLLLSRMDEESYQMRNTVLGVMGEILIQCLNGEGLDDKAKGDRDQFLDILHDHANLDMNAFVRSKALHIYLNLVKDQALPIKRCPELVDLCVRLLLDRSNLVRKATVQLLECLLRWNPFAATLSINVLQDGLDDAKQKLKEMYENNGAEELVTIENKENKENSEISEDAVPPKPEADDKVTDEVNAGVIDEDPDSVPGTEKQKAIITYLSESICFVEKFHEAVPVLCQLLKSKTQSDVLEAINFFTTAWEFKLGFAVQGIAAMLDQIWNEEQKVRDAVVFAYRELYFKQDSSRSETHAGQIVDNMIVLAANSTTEKLHAIEALIGEMQKSGDIPSAVVPQLWDRFVNPPSSFTMERGISEILQQKVIVQLLGMFANSKPQMLTLKVNVLVDVGLKDVIKDMSLRSGKLLDFELAMHTCGTLSKLASRTVEAGKYIQQFRLADDHQMFNSLTHLIVDGFDKESENWIRFAMQALTAIFQLAEHPVNIATTIFTKTKETLDAEISNENATSTRTDRLLSRFFSIVGQIALKLLIFVDGDIQSEIKRQRKIEDEKEEAEKKAKKKGRKIDEINKGEANLEEEMGVGGATADDADQEMIKNILEHEIVGPDTLLGDVSEMLVRCCALDIAENDTTAVQVQNSAALAFTKYMLVSSEFCERHLRLFFTMLENSPFEAIRANLTVGAGDLCIRYPNLLEPWTANIYARLTDKSNVVRIYAIKVLTNLILNDMIKVKGHVSEMAKCICDENDRISMLAKQFFQELSKKGNAVYNVMPDIISRLSDPDVGVSDEVDFKTIMRFLFDFIQKEKQTESLVEKLCYRFRATRMQQQWRDLAFCLSLLNYSEKATKKLSESFSFYCEMLRDEQVYYSFNNIITKCKKLSKPEIKVQVDELEGKIIDQHTKGVSEDESAAKAAEAAKQFKLPETESSTSQPGNKRTVVASTRKTKSRKKRRENDWSDEEAERPNTTSVANRRPTRKRVPRKKQVLDFSSDEDSDFHDDMKENVQDIPATMTSNEKEEGIDDDNDDDVSTPIRRKKTPQRKGSRSVLRA from the exons atgattaattttatcataccTACCACTCGTGAAGATCTGTTGACGTGTACTGCTGGCCAATATCATGTTGAAGATGTTTTTTCCACAAGATTAATTCCAATCAAAATACAAG AGGCCAAACCAGATTTGTTGAAGGAAGGTGGAATTCTGAtacacaaacattttgaagtgTTTTTTAGTGTTGCCTCCAAATTTTATGAACTTGATCCTACTGTGAAGCAATTGTCATGGTCTTTATTAACCAAAG CATGTGAGCGCTTCAGCAACACATTACATCAAATGCTAAACAGGGTTAATGATGGTGGAAAAATACTGGAAGCAAGCCAATGTGCCAAGTATCAAAATGCCCTAAAAATGAATGTTTATCTTTTGGTACAATTGGCGGAGCAATACCATTCTGCTTCCATGCAAAATATGTCTTTGGCAACACCCAGTAaaggaaagaaacaaaataaaactaaaggATTTGAGAACAATTTAG GGATTAACTGGGAAAGTGAATGTCAAAAGGCTGTTCAACTTTTGATGAATTACGTAGATCTGGACATCCATAGATTGTGGAAAGACCAACTAGTTGAAGATGAATTTACAAG TTTGATATCAACATTGTGCTATAGACTGTTAGAAGATCCATCTTCTGTAAAAAGCAAAGGAATCAAAACCGCTGTATTTCATCTTTTGGGCTGCATTATCAAAAA ACACAACCAGGCCCTCAGTGCAAGCTTAAAGTTAGTGCAGATGTTGCAACACTTTGAGCATGTTGCAGCTCCAATGGCTGAGGCAGTTACTATATGGATCTCAACATTCAAGTGCAAGACGTTGGTGTGTGAAATTTTGCG GGAAATAAGCCAGATTGATGAAAAAGAATTTGTGCGGGACAGTGTCAGTACAAAAACAATGTGTAGCTTTATTCTGGAACTTGCACGTGTTGTTCCATCTGATGTATTGACACATATAAGCTTATTGCTATCCAGGATGGATGAAGAA TCCTACCAAATGAGAAATACAGTGCTTGGTGTTATGGGAGAAATCTTGATACAGTGTTTAAATGGTGAAGGATTAGATGACAAAGCAAAAGGCGACAG AGATCAATTCCTCGATATCTTGCATGATCATGCCAATTTAGATATGAATGCATTTGTCAGAAGTAAAGCTCTTCATATCTACCTTAACCTTGTAAAAGATCAAGCTTTGCCCATTAAAAG ATGCCCAGAATTAGTTGATCTTTGTGTCAGGCTTCTCCTTGATAGGAGTAACCTGGTTCGAAAAGCAACTGTGCAGCTTCTGGAATGCCTGTTGAGGTGGAACCCTTTTGCAGCAACA CTATCCATTAATGTGCTTCAAGATGGACTCGATGATGctaaacaaaagttaaaggaaatgtatgaaaataatg GTGCAGAGGAACTTGTCACAATAGAGAATAAAGAAAATAAGGAAAATAGTGAAATAAGTGAAGACGCAGTTCCACCAAAGCCTGAAGCAGATGATAAGGTAACAGATGAAGTTAATGCTGGAGTTATTGACGAAGATCCGGATTCAGTACCAGGAAcagaaaagcaaaaa gcTATCATCACCTACCTTTCGGAGTCAATTTGCTTTGTTGAAAAGTTTCATGAAGCTGTCCCTGTATTGTGTCAGTTATTGAAATCGAAAACACAAAGTGACGTTCTGGAAGCTATTAACTTTTTCACTACAGCATGGGAGTTCAAACTTGGCTTTGCTGTTCAAG GTATTGCTGCAATGTTGGATCAGATTTGGAATGAAGAACAGAAAGTTCGTGATGCTGTTGTGTTTGCATATCGAGAACTTTACTTCAAACAAGATTCTTCACGCAG TGAAACCCATGCTGGTCAAATTGTCGATAACATGATAGTACTTGCTGCTAATTCAACAACAGAGAAGCTGCATGCTATTGAAGCTCTTATAGGAGAAATGCAAAAATCTGGTGATATTCCTTCAGCTGTAGTACCA CAACTCTGGGATAGATTTGTCAACCCACCCTCATCATTTACTATGGAGCGAGGCATAAGTGAAATTTTACAACAGAAGGTGATCGTCCAACTACTTGGAATGTTTGCAAA CTCCAAGCCTCAAATGCTGACATTAAAGGTCAATGTATTGGTTGATGTTGGACTGAAGGATGTGATTAAGGACATGTCACTGCGCAGTGGTAAACTGCTCGATTTCGAGCTTGCAATGCACACATGTGGGACACTCTCCAAACTTGCATCTCGAACCGTTGAAGCTGGAAAATACATCCAGCAATTTCGCTTGGCTGATGACCACCAGATGTTTAACTCCCTAACTCACCTCATAGTTGATG GTTTTGACAAGGAATCTGAAAATTGGATAAGATTTGCCATGCAAGCCTTAACAGCAATATTTCAACTTGCTGAACATCCAGTTAACATCGCTAcaacaatttttacaaaaaccaaGGAGACACTTGATGCTGAAATCAGCAATGAGAATGCGA CATCAACTCGAACTGATCGTTTGCTGAGTCGTTTTTTCAGTATTGTTGGGCAGATAGCATTGAAATTACTGATTTTTGTCGATGGCGATATACAGTCTGAAATTAAGAGGCAAAG AAAAattgaagatgaaaaagaagAGGCTGAAaagaaagcaaagaaaaaggGACGAAAAATAGATGAAATAAATAAG GGTGAAGCTAATCTTGAGGAGGAGATGGGTGTGGGGGGAGCAACAGCTGATGATGCCGACCAAGAAATGATCAAAAACATTCTTGAACACGAAATAGTTG GTCCAGATACGCTGCTTGGCGACGTTTCCGAAATGCTTGTTCGTTGTTGTGCCTTAGACATTGCAGAAAATGATACCACTGCAGTGCAAGTACAAAATAGTGCTGCATTGGCCTTCACAAAGTACATGTTG GTCAGTTCAGAATTTTGTGAACGACATTTAcgtttatttttcacaatgcTTGAGAATTCACCATTCGAAGCAATCCGAGCAAATTTAACGGTCGGTGCTGGTGACCTTTGCATAAGGTACCCAAATCTGTTAGAACCTTGGACCGCAAATATTTATGCCAG GTTAACAGACAAATCAAATGTTGTTCGAATTTACGCAATTAAAGTTCTCACTAACCTCATTCTGAACGACATGATAAAAGTTAAAGGTCACGTCAGTGAAATGGCAAAATGCATTTGTGATGAAAACGACAGAATTTCTATGCTCGCCAAGCAATTCTTCCAGGAACTATCAAAAAAG GGCAACGCAGTGTACAATGTTATGCCAGATATAATAAGCAGATTGTCAGATCCCGATGTTGGTGTCAGTGATGAAGTGGACTTCAAGACCATTATGCGATTTCTTTTTGACTTcatacaaaaagaaaaacaaactgaaaGTCTTGTTGAAAAATTATGCTATCGTTTCAGAGCAACTAG AATGCAGCAGCAGTGGCGAGATTTGGCTTTTTGTCTATCCTTGCTAAACTACTCTGAAAAAGCCACGAAGAAGTTGTCCGAAAGCTTTTCATTTTATTGTGAAATGCTTCGCGATGAACAAGTCTATTACTCGTTTAACAACATCATTACCAAATGCAAGAAACTTTCCAAACCAGAAATAAAG GTGCAAGTTGACGAACTGGAAGGCAAGATTATTGACCAGCACACAAAAGGCGTCAGCGAGGACGAGTCTGCGGCAAAAGCAGCAGAAGCTGCCAAACAATTCAAACTGCCTGAAACTGAAAGCTCCACCAGTCAGCCAG GCAACAAACGAACCGTGGTGGCttcgacaagaaaaacaaAGTCGCGGAAGAAGCGTCGTGAGAATGACTGGAGCGACGAAGAAGCGGAAAGACCAAACACCACTTCCGTGGCCAACCGCCGACCAACTCGGAAGCGGGTCCCACGCAAAAAACAAGTGCTTGATTTCTCCAGTGATGAGGATAGCGATTTCCATGACGACATGAAAG AAAATGTTCAAGACATCCCGGCGACTATGACGTCAAACGAAAAAGAAGAAGGCATTGATGACGACAATGATGATGACGTATCGACACCAATCCGACGCAAGAAGACTCCCCAACGAAAAGGATCAAGATCGGTTTTAAGGGCGTAG